In Leptospira perdikensis, a single genomic region encodes these proteins:
- a CDS encoding thiol-disulfide oxidoreductase DCC family protein gives MPPEKSKIVFFDGVCHLCMGSVQFLLKQNKKENLNFSAIGSQTFHTLLPKDSYSHLPDSILYWKEGLLYMESDAVLQLVRELKFPWNLFYGFSIFPRFLRNPIYRFIAKHRYQWFGKAEVCMIPSPNIKKRFLD, from the coding sequence ATGCCACCGGAAAAAAGTAAAATTGTTTTCTTTGATGGAGTTTGCCATTTGTGTATGGGTTCTGTTCAGTTCCTTTTAAAACAAAACAAAAAGGAAAATTTGAACTTTTCCGCCATTGGTTCTCAAACTTTTCATACCTTACTCCCTAAAGATTCCTATTCCCACCTACCAGATAGTATTCTTTATTGGAAAGAGGGTTTGTTATATATGGAATCCGATGCTGTATTACAATTGGTTCGGGAATTAAAGTTTCCCTGGAATTTGTTTTATGGGTTTTCTATTTTTCCTAGATTTCTTCGTAACCCCATCTATAGGTTTATCGCAAAACACCGTTATCAATGGTTTGGCAAAGCAGAGGTTTGTATGATCCCTTCACCAAACATCAAAAAACGCTTTTTAGATTGA
- a CDS encoding M3 family metallopeptidase has translation MFPEFHSENLPKKESAILEKMESNKQFIQSLLKTGNPTFQNFVKPYQRIQTELGDLVTEISHLNSVKNNEESQTIYSRLLPKLSEYYTDLGQNEEIFSTLLKIQSSETNLNKEATKVLENEIRDFRLSGVSLNSETKDALKELRIRQSDLSNQFSQNVLNATNAFSLKLSEEDVIGLPESEKISAKQEDGTYQFTLHFPSYIAYMTYGENREIRKKLYDGYCTRAPENGKLMEEILELRDKEAKLLGFPTFSHLSLATKVADTPEQVIEFLDHLGKKAKPIALQELNEIKTFAKKLGQTDLEPWDLTYYSEKLKKESFSYDEEIYRPYLEKETVISGTFQFLEKLLGIQFQVVNTPVWEPSVLCYDLIVDGETRSRLYLDLEVRTEKKGGAWMHNWKPHFQDETGKTELPIAFVVASFPKATNSQPSLLRPSDVVTLFHELGHALHHLLSRVNEAFVSGVNGVEWDAVEFPSQFLENFAYEPKVLQLFAKHYQTKEPIPNSYIDTMVKAKNFMSAMGVVRQLEFAKFDILIHKEKPNESRVQEILDQVRKEISVVFPPTYNKFQNSFTHIFAGGYAAGYYSYKWAELLSANAYYSFVDRGVFDLEHAAHFRKTILEKGGSANAMDLFRDFYGKDPEIDALLRLNGIAA, from the coding sequence ATGTTTCCTGAATTTCATTCCGAAAATCTTCCTAAAAAAGAATCTGCCATTTTAGAAAAAATGGAGTCCAACAAACAATTCATCCAATCCCTATTAAAAACAGGAAACCCAACATTTCAAAATTTTGTAAAACCATACCAACGAATACAAACAGAACTCGGTGATCTTGTTACAGAAATTTCTCATCTCAATTCAGTAAAAAATAATGAAGAAAGTCAAACTATCTATAGTAGGCTTTTACCAAAACTTAGTGAGTATTATACAGATCTCGGACAAAACGAAGAGATTTTTTCGACTCTTTTAAAAATCCAATCTTCAGAAACCAATTTAAACAAAGAGGCAACAAAGGTTTTAGAAAATGAAATCCGAGACTTCCGATTGTCAGGTGTAAGTCTTAATTCGGAAACCAAAGATGCATTGAAAGAACTTCGTATTCGACAATCTGATCTTTCCAACCAATTTTCACAAAACGTATTAAATGCAACGAATGCTTTTTCACTAAAACTTTCTGAAGAAGATGTAATTGGTCTTCCTGAAAGCGAAAAAATTTCTGCCAAACAAGAGGACGGAACTTACCAATTCACATTACATTTCCCATCTTATATTGCTTATATGACTTATGGCGAAAATAGAGAGATTAGAAAAAAACTCTATGATGGTTACTGCACTCGGGCACCAGAAAACGGTAAATTAATGGAAGAGATTTTGGAACTTCGCGATAAGGAAGCAAAACTGCTCGGTTTTCCTACTTTTTCTCATTTGAGTTTAGCAACTAAAGTTGCTGACACACCTGAACAAGTTATCGAATTTTTAGATCACTTAGGAAAAAAAGCAAAACCGATCGCCTTACAAGAACTAAACGAAATTAAAACCTTTGCTAAAAAATTAGGACAAACAGATCTCGAACCATGGGATCTCACTTACTATTCAGAAAAACTAAAAAAAGAATCCTTTTCTTACGATGAAGAAATCTATCGCCCTTATCTAGAAAAAGAAACAGTCATTTCGGGAACCTTTCAATTTTTGGAAAAACTTTTAGGGATCCAGTTCCAAGTTGTGAATACTCCAGTTTGGGAACCTTCTGTCCTATGTTATGATTTAATTGTCGATGGTGAAACGAGATCCCGTCTTTATTTGGATTTGGAAGTGCGAACAGAAAAAAAAGGGGGGGCCTGGATGCACAACTGGAAACCTCATTTCCAAGATGAAACAGGCAAAACGGAACTCCCAATAGCATTTGTTGTCGCAAGTTTCCCTAAAGCCACAAATTCACAACCATCTCTACTCAGACCAAGTGATGTAGTTACCCTTTTCCATGAATTAGGACACGCTCTCCACCACCTTCTTTCTCGAGTGAACGAAGCCTTTGTCAGTGGCGTGAATGGTGTGGAATGGGATGCAGTAGAATTTCCATCTCAATTTTTAGAAAATTTTGCTTACGAACCAAAAGTATTACAACTCTTCGCCAAACACTACCAGACGAAAGAACCGATTCCTAATTCCTACATCGATACTATGGTAAAAGCAAAAAACTTTATGTCAGCAATGGGTGTTGTGAGACAATTGGAATTTGCGAAATTTGATATATTGATCCATAAAGAGAAACCGAACGAATCCCGAGTCCAAGAAATTTTAGATCAAGTGAGAAAGGAAATATCAGTTGTATTCCCACCGACCTACAACAAATTCCAAAACTCATTTACACATATCTTTGCTGGTGGGTATGCAGCTGGATACTATTCCTATAAGTGGGCCGAATTACTATCCGCCAATGCCTACTATTCCTTTGTTGATAGAGGTGTGTTTGATTTAGAACATGCGGCTCATTTTAGAAAAACAATCTTAGAAAAAGGTGGATCGGCGAATGCAATGGATCTCTTTCGTGATTTTTACGGAAAAGATCCTGAGATAGATGCGTTATTACGCCTAAATGGAATTGCTGCTTAA
- a CDS encoding DUF4384 domain-containing protein yields MRQFLILFSVISLSLFSSDKLGKLPVYKIAVEAISQTEDNIALRDFIKEQIHSTSRGMVSLPLKGTDTKVWEFDKEGNPSPKTIESLQNLAGTDKLILVSTEDGQAVISFVDVLHQKLEYRNSLPESLSKTLVSDFLGFLDKKNIYLALSETGTGSNSQLKINSLKPTYVAGEPIRFEIESTEDNYVYVVLVPENQKGEPVLLFPNQIQNDNFVRKGDKVTIPDKRISFKAASSPSKDRIRAFASREEWKEFQLRGKKEDSFYRLLPPAVTGTKTTARSMVMVTNSLTAPIEQTPVMEWEYQILSR; encoded by the coding sequence ATGAGACAGTTTCTAATTCTCTTTTCTGTTATTTCCCTTTCCCTCTTTTCTTCGGATAAGTTGGGAAAACTCCCTGTTTATAAGATTGCTGTAGAAGCCATATCCCAAACAGAGGATAACATTGCTCTACGCGATTTTATCAAAGAACAAATCCACTCTACTTCAAGAGGGATGGTCTCTCTTCCTTTAAAAGGGACAGATACAAAGGTTTGGGAATTCGACAAAGAAGGAAACCCATCTCCGAAAACAATCGAAAGTCTACAAAATCTCGCTGGTACGGATAAACTCATTCTTGTTTCTACAGAAGATGGACAGGCTGTGATATCCTTTGTAGATGTCCTCCACCAAAAACTAGAATACAGAAACTCTCTCCCCGAAAGCCTTTCAAAAACACTTGTATCCGACTTCCTTGGATTTTTAGATAAGAAGAATATCTACTTAGCTCTTTCCGAAACAGGAACAGGATCCAACTCCCAACTGAAAATCAATTCCCTAAAACCCACCTATGTGGCTGGGGAACCCATTCGTTTCGAAATTGAATCCACAGAAGACAATTATGTGTATGTAGTTCTCGTTCCAGAAAATCAAAAAGGGGAACCAGTCCTCCTTTTCCCTAACCAAATCCAAAACGACAATTTTGTTCGTAAAGGCGACAAGGTAACCATTCCCGACAAACGTATATCCTTCAAAGCAGCTTCTTCTCCATCCAAAGACCGAATCAGAGCTTTTGCTTCTCGGGAAGAATGGAAGGAATTCCAACTCCGTGGAAAGAAAGAAGATTCGTTTTATAGACTTCTACCTCCAGCTGTCACAGGAACCAAAACAACCGCAAGATCAATGGTAATGGTAACGAACAGTCTCACTGCCCCCATCGAACAAACTCCTGTCATGGAGTGGGAATACCAAATCCTCTCTCGATAA
- a CDS encoding phosphoesterase, giving the protein MLFNVPGPIVDTGRQTEQRPSLWKYRYLLVLLSLLGILVVYQLAVILLLRKSFVLSTSPFQGTTLINPYQNWKGDGQEKISLHAHSDEVWFTPERHTVDEIQSEYKREGFSNIAITDYGQISERENSGFIRGFEWGQNLKKRHLLTIGIKKSFYDYFPVYATRENLNWVMDRMKKLGGYVIIPHPKLFDSFSREEMSSIGGFQAVEVYSPFGDDPKILDTLLSQGRNVHCMASDDLHYFPEASIKHFDQPTWKNIIQTLGNQRGRKGESFLRYIVTAEGMKDQTSVLASLESGSFYCVKKFFQGAEDPKVPKVQVTKKNTIQLNSKERYLEIRFIGQMGEVLQVNPDTNNAEYTFKETDSYVRLEMIALTGSILSNAIYRNNN; this is encoded by the coding sequence ATGCTTTTCAATGTTCCCGGGCCCATCGTTGACACAGGTAGGCAAACAGAACAACGACCTTCCCTGTGGAAGTATCGATATCTTCTAGTTCTACTTTCGTTACTCGGAATTTTGGTTGTTTATCAATTAGCAGTTATATTACTCCTTCGAAAATCGTTTGTTTTGTCTACTTCCCCTTTTCAAGGAACAACCCTTATCAATCCATACCAAAATTGGAAGGGAGACGGTCAGGAAAAAATCTCCTTACACGCACATTCTGATGAAGTTTGGTTTACTCCGGAACGACATACGGTGGACGAAATTCAATCGGAATACAAACGAGAAGGTTTTTCGAATATAGCGATCACCGATTATGGACAAATCTCTGAAAGAGAGAACTCCGGCTTCATTCGTGGATTCGAATGGGGACAAAATTTAAAAAAACGTCATCTTCTAACAATTGGAATTAAAAAGTCTTTTTATGATTATTTTCCAGTATACGCCACTCGCGAAAACTTAAACTGGGTTATGGATCGTATGAAAAAGTTAGGTGGTTATGTCATTATTCCTCACCCTAAACTATTTGATTCATTTTCTAGAGAAGAGATGTCTTCTATCGGTGGGTTTCAAGCTGTAGAAGTATATTCTCCGTTTGGTGATGATCCAAAGATATTGGATACGCTTCTTAGCCAAGGAAGGAATGTCCATTGTATGGCAAGTGACGACTTACACTATTTTCCTGAAGCTTCTATCAAACATTTTGACCAACCTACTTGGAAAAACATCATTCAAACTTTAGGAAACCAAAGAGGCCGTAAGGGAGAAAGTTTTCTTCGTTATATTGTGACTGCCGAAGGAATGAAAGATCAAACTTCTGTTTTGGCTTCTCTTGAGTCTGGATCTTTTTATTGTGTTAAAAAATTCTTCCAAGGAGCAGAAGATCCAAAAGTTCCGAAAGTTCAGGTGACAAAGAAGAATACTATTCAATTGAACTCAAAAGAACGGTATTTGGAGATTCGTTTTATTGGCCAAATGGGAGAAGTTTTACAAGTAAATCCAGATACAAACAACGCTGAATATACTTTTAAGGAAACGGATTCCTATGTGCGGTTGGAGATGATCGCACTCACAGGTTCCATTCTCTCCAACGCAATTTACAGAAATAACAATTAA
- a CDS encoding ArnT family glycosyltransferase has protein sequence MDQDEAAYAGFSRSMLETGDYLSQDFPYSTPHRKPPLHFWISSKLFQIFGVSEWVLRLFPALCILGTALLTYHLTNVMYGSRTALYAFSILSFSLYFPLNGKIALVDSLLVFFGMLGYVSLFHWIQSNKKRFVLLFWLSVSLGLLVKGPPILIFLGGTCILLLSVNKIRSQVWKLNPFLWLPIALLPLLIWGYYSWQKDKGELIRWMLDWYIFRRATDPVFGQSGPPGTYLLLFLITLFPWTRIYLSFLYENGWKLFALLKTNGFGITKDLFPWKWKEADYIFTSKRFLLLGLVFSWIFYEGLASKLPSYPLSAYPILSILLGDQLSRKHNQIYMYRIYITVSLIMIAIISFVILPKFSDLRTDTKKVANIIQTIVPENTTLHSFGAHGIPSFAYYYHRPIQEITWEDLKNTEGYFLVSESDFQIWKGMGLGWESIGEILPVYAYDRNKKLQLRLVKK, from the coding sequence GTGGACCAAGATGAAGCAGCTTACGCCGGTTTTTCTCGCTCCATGTTGGAGACTGGTGATTATCTAAGTCAGGATTTTCCTTACTCCACACCTCATAGAAAACCACCTCTCCATTTTTGGATTAGTTCAAAGTTATTCCAAATCTTTGGAGTTTCGGAATGGGTATTACGACTTTTCCCAGCCCTTTGTATTTTAGGAACTGCTTTATTAACATACCATCTGACAAACGTTATGTACGGATCAAGAACGGCACTTTATGCCTTCAGTATATTGAGTTTTTCTTTGTACTTTCCACTCAACGGAAAAATTGCACTTGTGGATTCTCTTCTCGTATTTTTTGGAATGTTGGGATATGTTTCACTTTTCCACTGGATCCAATCCAACAAAAAAAGATTTGTTCTTTTGTTTTGGCTCAGTGTAAGCCTTGGACTTCTTGTCAAAGGACCACCCATCCTGATTTTTCTTGGAGGAACTTGTATCCTACTACTGAGTGTCAATAAAATCCGATCGCAAGTTTGGAAATTGAATCCATTTTTATGGCTTCCTATTGCCCTCCTTCCCCTTCTTATTTGGGGTTATTATTCTTGGCAAAAAGATAAGGGAGAACTCATTCGATGGATGTTGGATTGGTACATCTTTCGTCGAGCCACAGATCCCGTCTTTGGACAATCCGGCCCTCCTGGCACCTATCTTCTGTTATTTCTCATTACCTTATTCCCGTGGACCAGAATTTACCTTTCCTTTCTTTACGAAAATGGATGGAAACTTTTTGCTTTACTCAAAACCAACGGATTTGGAATTACAAAAGATCTTTTTCCTTGGAAATGGAAGGAGGCAGATTATATTTTTACTTCGAAACGATTTTTATTGTTAGGTCTTGTTTTTTCTTGGATTTTTTATGAAGGATTGGCAAGTAAACTTCCTTCCTATCCACTTTCAGCATACCCTATTCTTTCCATTCTTCTCGGGGACCAACTCTCTAGAAAACACAACCAAATCTATATGTATCGCATATACATAACTGTTTCCTTGATAATGATTGCCATTATATCTTTTGTGATCCTACCTAAGTTTTCAGACTTACGAACCGATACAAAAAAAGTGGCAAATATCATCCAAACCATTGTTCCAGAAAACACAACATTACATTCATTTGGTGCGCATGGAATTCCCAGTTTTGCTTATTATTATCACAGACCGATCCAAGAAATCACCTGGGAAGATCTAAAAAACACGGAAGGATATTTTCTTGTTTCCGAATCCGATTTTCAAATTTGGAAAGGGATGGGTCTAGGATGGGAAAGTATCGGAGAGATCCTACCTGTTTATGCCTACGACAGAAACAAAAAGTTACAACTTAGGCTTGTGAAAAAATAG
- a CDS encoding FecR domain-containing protein: MIRFVVSILFLFVTSTLIADEVGIISFVQGTNYLSGPRFKKAKEPVKLGSILKKGDTITTEDGTCEIQLATQATVRLSKFSSIQIEDLLNPKSKSTTLKLVGGKLFVKAHKPTSGVPSQNQLSVVNPSFVAGVRGTEFLAATPEVGGVDEDLNKVETGVYVNEGTVAVSPDKKGKQTLVAENEEVLVSGKDLKKQILDEFVKEKMRIFEEFKAIKEENYQRIKEQYEKNDQLMNDYKGQGKVD, encoded by the coding sequence ATGATTCGATTCGTAGTTTCCATTCTGTTTCTTTTTGTAACCTCCACCCTAATTGCGGATGAAGTGGGGATCATCAGTTTCGTCCAAGGAACAAACTACCTATCAGGACCACGGTTCAAAAAAGCGAAAGAGCCAGTAAAGTTAGGTAGTATCCTAAAAAAAGGAGATACCATCACAACGGAGGATGGAACTTGCGAGATCCAACTGGCCACTCAGGCGACCGTACGTTTGTCCAAGTTTTCCTCTATCCAAATCGAAGACCTACTCAATCCCAAATCAAAATCCACTACATTGAAACTAGTCGGCGGAAAATTATTTGTAAAAGCTCACAAACCGACCTCGGGAGTTCCAAGCCAAAACCAACTCAGTGTAGTCAATCCTAGTTTTGTTGCCGGTGTTAGGGGAACCGAGTTCCTTGCCGCTACTCCTGAAGTTGGTGGGGTGGACGAAGACCTAAACAAAGTAGAAACAGGAGTTTATGTAAACGAAGGAACGGTTGCCGTAAGCCCTGACAAAAAAGGAAAACAAACTCTCGTTGCAGAAAATGAAGAAGTCCTCGTTTCCGGAAAAGATTTGAAAAAACAAATCTTGGATGAATTTGTAAAAGAAAAAATGCGCATCTTCGAAGAGTTCAAAGCAATCAAAGAAGAAAACTACCAACGTATCAAAGAACAATACGAAAAAAATGACCAACTCATGAATGATTACAAAGGACAAGGAAAGGTAGACTGA
- a CDS encoding LIC_12337 family protein yields the protein MKKFLYCLLFLGVSLHVADFNSLTRSNRDKQLASLFSESIHLGIGSEKLWSATSADNWGFVRQSATWARGNSGIIDSLILALKNAGYFNNSAPRNDVLTNVNLSGFGSATLTIKISTPTAGISSTAYTGTKTFNHFFEIKKTGASIPSLQLFFDDPNTTLGNDGALVYYRLVDFGNPSFANVGDVITESYTGNDSIYGTKFQTYTWRNGPENTSWISKHGRVVLTEVDSGRQLCFRSVVRLTFTKLKAVNPSGATSLDNLKTACNTAQGTGSSDQIYYALAYMQKFDSPFQTTAKATFTMSATRPETICNLSVATVPGAQLSYGIFNINGYVTDQLAAAAVPADYPSPTVGGSDFMSVDEAFNRTYVAFGASISGQAALGTVKQYETTSKAFLDAFDGSDQNLTFK from the coding sequence ATGAAAAAGTTTTTATACTGCTTATTATTTTTAGGGGTGAGCCTCCATGTTGCTGATTTTAACAGCCTCACTCGATCCAACAGAGACAAACAACTCGCTAGTCTCTTCAGTGAATCCATCCACTTAGGAATTGGTTCGGAAAAACTTTGGTCAGCCACCAGTGCTGACAACTGGGGTTTCGTACGCCAGTCCGCCACTTGGGCTCGCGGGAACTCGGGAATTATCGATTCACTCATCCTTGCTTTAAAAAACGCAGGTTATTTTAATAATTCAGCTCCCCGTAACGATGTGCTCACGAATGTTAACCTAAGCGGTTTTGGTTCCGCTACTCTCACGATCAAAATCAGCACTCCAACTGCGGGGATCAGTTCCACAGCTTACACAGGAACGAAAACATTTAACCATTTTTTTGAAATCAAAAAAACGGGAGCCTCGATTCCCTCCTTACAACTGTTCTTTGATGACCCCAATACTACTTTAGGGAATGATGGTGCTTTGGTTTATTATCGTTTGGTGGATTTTGGAAATCCAAGTTTTGCCAACGTAGGCGATGTCATCACCGAAAGTTATACGGGAAACGATTCCATCTATGGAACCAAATTCCAAACCTATACTTGGAGAAACGGTCCCGAAAACACAAGTTGGATCAGTAAACACGGCCGCGTCGTTCTTACAGAAGTGGATTCCGGAAGACAACTCTGTTTTCGTTCTGTAGTCCGTTTGACTTTTACCAAACTCAAAGCAGTAAACCCTTCCGGGGCGACTAGTCTCGACAATTTAAAGACAGCCTGTAACACTGCTCAAGGAACGGGATCCAGTGACCAAATTTACTATGCACTTGCTTATATGCAAAAATTTGACTCTCCTTTCCAAACGACCGCTAAAGCAACCTTTACCATGAGTGCAACAAGGCCAGAAACAATTTGTAACCTTTCCGTTGCTACAGTGCCTGGTGCACAGTTGTCTTATGGAATTTTTAATATCAATGGTTATGTGACCGACCAACTTGCCGCCGCCGCAGTTCCTGCTGACTACCCGAGCCCTACAGTTGGTGGTTCTGATTTTATGTCTGTGGATGAAGCCTTCAATCGAACCTACGTAGCATTTGGTGCAAGTATATCAGGACAAGCTGCCCTCGGAACGGTAAAACAATACGAAACAACATCCAAAGCTTTTTTGGATGCCTTTGACGGTTCTGATCAAAACCTAACCTTTAAATAA
- a CDS encoding adenylate/guanylate cyclase domain-containing protein, producing the protein MIDLQSLLQKYPWEDRWKNLATPMDSLWEFDLPVTREEMWPHLIDTSALNKRVGMPRYDYQEQNGKLMGKTRQVGFRLEWEEVPWEWEYLKEIGNARIYSKGFGHYVRSRIILETLGESRCKVYLYFGWIPRNFFMRKLLQYAMPKLEISFRKALNDIAEEIKRKKPKKAVVPGKEFSFVPEAQWIHPEKLDKETQNLINKGISKESVKAIFDWIKTASDNELDRIRIKEVSRNLDLDPDEILFLFLQGCRLGIFTLSWDIVCPHCRGVRTSLTRLSDLPAKDECEVCEIDFDTTGVNSIEVTFHLHPSIRIIEKQFFCAAEPATKQHILLTKTIPAKKSYSASLLIGSGVFRLRKKGDKKYRLVDIKSSYPQTDILWLPETKEEEIKVSPKPNLVFENESESDVTIILEERSEDQTSLRPSEIFNYQEFRDLFSEEAIATNLQLDIGIKTILFTDIVGSTKFYESEGDHGAFLQVREHFIKTNQIIQNFRGVVVKTIGDAVMASFSSPLQALKAAKEMQEWFHPENQHTPVRIRISIHTGNCLAVNLNSNIDYFGNTVNYTAKIQSVTNSGEVSFSETIFRDRDIREYLRAESIKLHKTEFPLPWADRTDFVYVWKV; encoded by the coding sequence ATGATCGATTTACAATCCTTACTACAAAAATACCCTTGGGAAGATCGTTGGAAAAATCTCGCAACTCCCATGGATTCTCTTTGGGAATTTGACCTACCTGTCACTAGGGAAGAAATGTGGCCACATTTGATCGATACTTCGGCCCTCAACAAAAGGGTTGGTATGCCAAGATATGACTACCAGGAACAAAACGGAAAGCTAATGGGAAAAACCAGGCAAGTTGGTTTTCGATTAGAATGGGAAGAAGTCCCTTGGGAATGGGAGTATCTCAAAGAAATAGGTAATGCAAGGATTTACAGCAAAGGATTTGGACATTATGTTCGCAGTCGAATCATTTTAGAAACGTTAGGTGAATCTAGATGTAAGGTTTATTTATATTTTGGCTGGATTCCTCGAAATTTCTTTATGAGAAAACTTTTGCAATATGCAATGCCAAAATTGGAAATTTCTTTTCGCAAAGCTTTGAATGACATCGCAGAAGAGATCAAACGTAAAAAACCAAAAAAGGCAGTGGTCCCCGGTAAAGAGTTTTCTTTTGTTCCAGAAGCCCAATGGATTCATCCCGAAAAACTAGACAAAGAAACACAAAACCTAATCAACAAAGGTATTTCTAAAGAATCAGTTAAAGCAATTTTCGATTGGATCAAAACGGCATCTGATAACGAACTTGATCGGATTCGCATTAAAGAAGTTAGCCGAAATTTAGACCTAGATCCCGACGAAATTCTTTTTTTATTTTTACAGGGCTGCCGATTGGGAATTTTCACTCTCAGTTGGGATATTGTCTGTCCACATTGTCGTGGAGTTCGAACAAGCCTAACTCGACTTAGCGATTTACCAGCCAAAGACGAATGCGAAGTTTGTGAAATTGATTTTGATACCACTGGAGTGAACTCTATTGAAGTAACCTTTCACCTCCACCCAAGCATCCGAATCATAGAAAAACAATTTTTTTGTGCAGCAGAACCGGCGACCAAACAACATATCCTACTGACAAAAACGATTCCTGCGAAAAAATCCTATTCGGCAAGTTTGCTCATTGGATCAGGTGTTTTTCGTCTGCGGAAAAAAGGCGACAAAAAATACCGACTAGTGGATATCAAATCCTCATACCCACAAACAGATATTTTATGGCTTCCTGAAACCAAAGAAGAAGAAATCAAGGTTTCTCCAAAACCAAATTTAGTGTTTGAAAACGAATCCGAATCCGATGTTACCATCATCTTAGAAGAAAGAAGCGAAGACCAAACAAGCCTTAGACCATCCGAAATTTTCAATTACCAAGAATTTCGAGATCTTTTTTCTGAAGAAGCCATTGCCACCAATCTACAACTTGATATAGGAATCAAAACCATCTTATTCACAGACATAGTTGGTTCGACTAAGTTCTATGAATCCGAAGGGGATCATGGTGCTTTTTTACAAGTGAGAGAACATTTTATCAAAACAAACCAAATCATCCAAAACTTTCGAGGGGTTGTGGTAAAAACAATTGGTGATGCGGTGATGGCTAGTTTTTCTAGCCCCTTACAGGCATTAAAGGCAGCGAAAGAAATGCAGGAATGGTTTCACCCAGAAAACCAACATACGCCTGTTAGGATACGAATCTCAATCCATACAGGAAACTGTCTGGCGGTGAACCTAAACAGTAATATCGATTACTTCGGAAACACAGTCAACTATACAGCCAAAATCCAATCGGTAACCAACTCCGGCGAAGTATCCTTTAGTGAAACCATCTTCCGTGACCGCGACATCCGCGAATACCTACGAGCTGAATCCATCAAACTTCACAAAACCGAATTCCCTCTCCCCTGGGCAGACAGAACCGATTTTGTTTATGTTTGGAAAGTATAA